In Fusarium fujikuroi IMI 58289 draft genome, chromosome FFUJ_chr02, the genomic stretch TTATAATGAGTATCTGGAGATGGTGGAATGTTTGACATGTGATCTTGTCTATGGCACGGAcgaggagaggaggaaggCTGAGGCGCAACTTGGCGAGTGGGAGGCGAAGCACAAGGCGGACATTGAGCGCAACAGGCGTCTTGCGCGCGAGACAGATGATGCTCGTAAACGTCGTATCGcagcagaggaggaagaagctcGACAGCGACGATTACGtgaacaacaagaagagctcgaggagAAAGCCAACGCCAAGCGCTTCCGAGAGGAAATGCTCGACTCTCTGCAAAGTGCAGAAACTGGCCGTGCATCAGAGGCGATGGACAAGATCATGCTCAAGAAACGAGGACACAACAAGCGAGACGCAGCCCTTGGCGCCGCAGGAAGCAGTGGTCTTTCTATCAGAGGACTgcgcgagaagaaggcagTCGTTGTGGACAACAAGCCATACGATCCGTACGGCGGCGTGCGCGTCATGCCAGAGCGCGTGGACCTTGCGCCGGAGAAACTAGCGACGTATAGCAATGAGTGGGTCGAGATCACGAGGACGAAGCCTGAGTACAAGGCTGGAGGGTACAGTCCTGATGAGTATCTCACACGAGTATTGTTCGAGGCTTTTTCAGGGCTGGGAGTGTTCgtggatgaggagaaggttgagaagagtgTTGCTACGGCGGGAGCGAAAGAAGCTGCTGCGACGGGAGATACTGGGGGTATAATGGACGTCGACGATCCGTTCTAGTAGATGATTTTCCTCGTTTAAACGGGCATAGCTATGGAGTTTGGGAGTTTGGGAATTTGGGAAAATGCAGAGGGATACAACGGAATTGGAGTTTTGAAGATGGTAAAAATGACACGATATCATGGCTACAGAGGGCATACACCAGACACAGTGAATACAGAGAAATAATTGATGATAATTGTATTTTTGTATGACTGCTACTATACTAATCCAAAAGGAAAAATCAC encodes the following:
- a CDS encoding related to TFB3-TFIIH subunit (transcription/repair factor); this encodes MSRAGVSIRHATDLNAPPPPDQDETCPVCKTTRYFNRDMEFRINPECYHRMCKTCVERIFKDGPNQCPYAGCHKTLRLRGFKTAFFADLAVEREVDIRRRVAAVFNKVEEDFETLDDYNEYLEMVECLTCDLVYGTDEERRKAEAQLGEWEAKHKADIERNRRLARETDDARKRRIAAEEEEARQRRLREQQEELEEKANAKRFREEMLDSLQSAETGRASEAMDKIMLKKRGHNKRDAALGAAGSSGLSIRGLREKKAVVVDNKPYDPYGGVRVMPERVDLAPEKLATYSNEWVEITRTKPEYKAGGYSPDEYLTRVLFEAFSGLGVFVDEEKVEKSVATAGAKEAAATGDTGGIMDVDDPF